The DNA window gagacacagaaaacaccttgaagtttattCAGTAAAAAtatcgtagcaaaattcgttcttttgatgggtcgaatacagatcataagtcactggtcgtgcatcacagatttctggttccaGTTCAAAAATAAGGttttaaacttccacaacacaaccaccgatttttcatgctcgaaaacacataatcatgcttacacgttcctcatacacatatttgcatacaaactcatattattcacccaaTAATTCGATCCAactcacatgatttcaatcaacaacgtaaaaaccacacaagttcttacgaacacacaatttccctccTATTagaacttgcgatctatcaaacctacactctctatatgcatgtaggactcaaaacgtGGTTCActagagaaggagaagaaaaagtgTGCAATTATACCTTCCTTTACAAAAACCAATCGGTAGAAGAGAAGAACGAAGCGATCCGTTGGAAACTCTCGATGGCTGCAAGAACAAAAAACCAAAAAGGTACTTTCAATGGCTttcaattataccttccttTACAAAAACCAAAAAGGTACTTTCAATGGCTGCAAGAACAAacttgaatggaagatttttggagatgggagagtggaggagatgaaaaaaaacgtgtgggagagggagagaatgaAAGTGGCGAAAATTTGAGGAggatgggggctagggtttgtttaatttgtatttatttgctaggtttaagtccatgaatgaattaaataaataaattgtggggaattaaaatataggccaatgaataaaaatcccacaattataaagagcctaattttcgaaaattatggctgcaAATTAGTAAgggattatttgatatttacttggagagaaataaatccacaatttgggaaataaaaataatgaatacaaggaaacaattaaattaaatctccaagtaggaaaattaTGGTGGGGGCCAAAAATTTCAAGgactttgcacaaggaaattatttaaatccccaattaaatagaataggatttaaatttggtaatttcttttatggaaaaaaaaggctcccataaaataggtaacaatcaattaaattcccacaaggaaaataatagtatggggcgtgtgacatggaagggaagtagtagaaaaatattcacttccccaattaaattgacataggaatttatttgaataaagagGGATTCcccaaattaggaaacaaataaaatattctcccaattttattggagagggccgaaaattgctaggctaaatagccaagggaaatatcccaactctctgtTTACTTTggttgaagaaataaaatataacatgatttaattggattaacttcaaaagaagagagtccataaagcaccaattaaatcaaatgaaaaataatcaaatctcctattggagattttcgaaactcccaaggaaaaagggatggagttcgaatttcatgtagtgtaatttagggtccattggtttggatttaatttggaataaagtcccaaaacaattaattaaatccacaaagagaagtactatttcaataatttcggAATGACCGGAAGTATCAATTAATTGACTCGAAAAAGGattaatgcatgatcctattaatctttTCCTCACATTGGAAAACGATAAAAACtcgagctcatcattccacaattaccacgacaatttatttcacgcaaagcacttaatcacataaaatcaaacgtttcataaattccaaaattccaataacgtattaaaagagtcacaaaagtttgggatgttacagaaCGTGATCTCGCCTCTACCTACATCAATAAGAGCTTTGCATGTGGCTAGAAAATATCTGCCTAAGATTAGAGGTACATTCTTATCTACTTTCATATCAAGAATAATGAAGTCGGTAGGGAAGTTAAAATCGTCTACCTTTACCAATACATCCTCAATCATGCCCACTGTTTTGATTGTCGAGTTTTCGGCCAACCTTATGATCACATCCGACGTCTTGAGAGGTCCGATGTTGAGCTTTTCATAGTACTTGAGTGACATGATATTGATGCTTGCCCCTAGATCACAAAGGGTCTTGTCCACTTTTCCTTCTCCAATCGAGCACCTAATGATGAATTGACCGGGATCCCTTTGCTTAACGGCCCTCTCTCGTTGAATGATCTCGCTGCAATGATGCTGCAACTTAAGGTCAACTTTAGTaggcttcttcttcctcatcacgGCCTCCCTTAGTAGCTTTGCGAACCTAGGTATCTCCTGCAACGATTCAACAAGAGAGATGTTAGTATGGACCTTACAAAACATGTTTAAGAAATGCTTGAACTGCTCTTCAAGCTTGAACTTCTTCTTTGGCTGAAAATGGAGTAAAATCCCATTGTGCCGCACAAGTTCCTTTCTGGCAGGCGCCTCTGCCTCTTCAGTGGCGGGCCGCTGTGGAGTGTGCGGCAGTCCGCTAGGCGGCGGGCAGCTTCTAGTCTGTGCCCCAGTAGCGGCCCGCTGCGAAGAGTGCGGTGGTCTGCTGGGCGTCGGGTAGTCCCCAGATTTCATTCCGGAGGTGTTGCCTTCATCCCTTTTCTGCTTGGCGACCCACTTCTTGTTTATATCAGCCACTCATGTTGCTGCCTTTGCCTTGTCTTCCTCAATCTTCTTGTGGACTTTGTGTTTATCCCTTGCTCGAGATTGTTCAACCTTGCCTCAACGACCCCAATCTTGGTGTCATTGGTCTTCCTATCTTGCACTAGCACTTCCAAAAAATCTTCATTATCCATTGGTCATACTTCTCCTCCTTCTTAATAGGCTCAACTACTCCACCTTTGCTAACATTAAATCATGCGGGGGGTTGTAAGAAATAATTGTAAGAATAAGAAAAGTTAGGGTGAGGACGgttcccattataattattgaaattaccgcCCCCTGCTTAGGACGATAATTATTGTTGTAAGGCCTATTGGGACCGCCTCCTTGTTGAGCATAGTTGACATCTTCCATAGGAGTGAGAGGAGCGTCGGGTTTGGTGACCGCAATAACGAAGGTCGGTGGAGCTGGATCCTCTCTtcttgtaacacccgtaccttaaatAAGAAGTTAATTTCATGTAatgaaataattgataattatTTCGAATGTTATGCTCctcgataaatgtgatatgggaaaaattatggtttgtGTGTTTGATGTGAAAAGGAATGTTTTGATGTTTTTAATTGTGATCGATGGGAGGCACGTTTAAAGGCCTCGTTGAAAGATCGacgatgaaattgctattcattAGCAAAGCGAATGAATTGAATGGAAAGGGAAATATATGTTTTAATGGACAACGACGCGCATAAATCGAGGATcgattgaatgaatattatatttggaacaacaccaaatataatttatgtacgatttctccgtactttattttttttgttatgaagaacgagataacacaATTTGATtaaagacccgtgaattttaattaatgaaggaaaatacaaaaattataacgtatgaatttattttggactttccaaaataaatttgaagtccaatcaaaaatataaaataacttgaattctaattactctttaaatccatcaaatagtagttttttttacttGGGCTTGcaacttatttatttctttagcccaatggaaattaaatcatggaagcccaagtggattttaattttagtgGACCAAGCCCaagtctttttccttttcttttcctttttctttctttttcttcttctttctttcttcatgGCCGACGGCCTTTTCACATGGAGGAGACTCTCCACTTCCAACACCTTCCACCTTCCACCATTACTTCACCATCCCAAGAGTCACCACTACACATTCCATAACCTCCCCTCCTACTCCTCTCATTATTCACACttagcaaaagaaaaaaaaaagaaaagagagagggagaagagaCGAGAGAGTGccgaggagaaggaggaagcttTGAAGCCATCCATCTTGTGTTTTCTTCCACCATTGTCAACCAttcttggaggtataatccTCTCCTAGCATAAAGTATGTGTTGTTTTAAACTTTGCATGCATATAGCCTTGATTTTTTTCTTCCATAACCAAAACATATAACAATCCACTAAGAAAcaaccaaacgatcgccgtacgTAACCGAAACtatgaaagaacttaactttttTAATGAAAACGCGTGTTGCGGGTTGAATCGGGGTCGTTCGGAGTGTTGTCGGGGAAGGGATGTCGCCGGTGGTGGCTGGCGGAATGAACAGCAGCGGTTCCCGACGGCTCGGCGGTAGCGGCGACTCCAGCGACGGCTGTCGGCGAGCAGCAGCCCTCCGGTGACGGACAGCAGCGGTTTCCAACGGCTGTCGGCGAGCAGCAGCCCTCCgtggcagcagcagcggcgtcgcggcGAGGCAGCAGCGACGGAGACGACTCCAGCTCTTCCCCTGCGACTTCAGCAGCGACGGCAGGCGCCTGCAGCTGCTACGGCGGACGACTTCAGCAGCGGCGGTGTCGACGTCTTCACGGCAGGGACGGCTACTGCTGTCGAGCGAGGGAGAtgtcgaagagagagagagagggaaggaggaaaagaatgagagagagaatgaggattgggcctattaaattaaaatggatAGTGATAATTAATTGGGCCTCACAAATTTTGATTTGGGGAAATAAGGATGGGCCTTTTAACTATTGAAGAGTTTTGGTAGTGGGCAGCTTTTAATCTTTTAGGCcgtcaataaaaaataaatcgggggaaaatatttaattaaatctcggAACGTTTTAGAAGGAAGAATAATTTTACCCTAAGCATGAAATGATatgttttcaaagataaagaatttcgataattaaagtatgcgcttaaataatttttttagaaattattttcgacgttatggaaaatacgaggagccaacgaaagaaagaacgagcgtaagcggccgaccggcgtcgcacgcgacgccttgggcggccgccgaataaccgaaaatacacggaaatcgagaaagaagatttaaaagaatttaattagagtgcatgcattctaattattatcgttaccgaattttgatatgaattttatgtaatttgcgaaaaggtggttcgcacgctcgctaaaagtcggaacgaggattGTTACGGAAaacctaagcttttgaggtgggctttattctttaaaagTTTATTcttaaattgatatatttatgGTGTGATAAGGATGATTTTacaagtatgtcatgccgtgtttatgttttgaaactgcctatctgattgtctactagaataacactctactagactttgatggttaacgaattcgggtctgactagggagtgagtccctactcggactagtgcactgatggggatcatgagccgtcccctaggtcggccggtccagtgatcgagtttgtggccacattctcgtttcacatgatggttcagatatggtatatgatggaggatgatgttagtccgcgcggacactattttatgGAAATGGATTTATGTGCTTCTCGGTCtcttttaaagaaaaacccgggattcacacgatgatggcttgacataacttaaatgataaatgtatttcgggcatgagttcactgggtgcatcaagtactcagcccctgcatatgttttccctatgtgcaggttgagcgaggtcggaaggcggaggatgttgagtgatgTTATCAAGAATTGGTCCGGTTACTATTAcgtcttcatacgtagtagtaactacactctcaaattgcttccgctattcaaTGTCTTAAGAAACTCTGTTATTTCCATTattgttgaactctgttatctttcattatgagacttgggttttgaaacgttgattgatttaaatggaatttcctctttgattgttaagttgtattgccttgaattgttttcccccttttccccgcttcttaaatcccccacgagtcacgatttcccgtgcctcctatccttaggaagtgcggtcgtgacagaatggtatcagagcaatttttccttccgctctggaccgagagtcatttattcaatctagtctagactcgtttcactagactaaaagagtattcactTAACACTCAACACTCCGTCTCACCGCGCTCAACACGAAAGAGGGCAAAAGTTGAAACGAAGCATAATAGAAGTGATAGAATGAATGGGGTGCGAAAGGGCGCGAATTCCAAAGGACGATGAAATGACGAGAcaaggataaccttgtgaaACGCGATTGTGATAGATGGAAGGATAGACGAAGTTGCAAAAGTACCACGTTTATAaaatacgaaacatctatccttaggggaaaaaaaaaaaagagaattgtTACGacttttccttatggaaatcgacaggtatatgCACGGTAGTACGTATGACGTTCTTTATGCATTCTATCTTTCTCTACCTTGCTTTACTCTTTTCTACGACTGGTTGCTAAGGGGACTCACTTttatgtagatggcgatcatgatccacgcaccgctaaggggaaggtacgtAAAAAATGGATTGCGGGCGATGGAAATGTATCGTGAGTTCGAGAGGGACGAGAGGAcccctttgatatcttatgtcacAGATTACTTGACtttatggcgggatgctcatggctgtggagtgaggcactatgagggaatcaagagattgattgatggactaccggcaccttggaataggtgggccgacgaggcttcacggtcatacgtctggcataagcttcccgactacaACATGCAAGgggacatgcatggttttgtgaaggttctcttggaagcactggttgatgctcgtgatggaccgccaccctatgctcctcctaggaaggaggcATCCTCATCGAGTCGCAGCCTctacagcgggggtcggtacgagagtgagactccgcaaccaaacttccccaagaggaggaggcttgggatgcgcacctccgcacctcccgcgacggaagttCTTGTAGTCGATAAGCATATCGACGTGGCTACTTATGTTCGGGAGAACgacgaggaagaggaggaagatcctgtcgaagatgaagaggaacctcttgaagacgaggaggatcccatggaagacgaggaagacgccgaagaagagccccttgcgAGAGAGGTTGGGATTGAcagcgaggaaggggcgaattatgagagagctcccgaggagtagtgtttCTTTTGATGTTTATTAGcttttgaatgttttgttttgacgaactatgtaacagtttcttttgacgtttgtttttccttccctgcttcaaagaccttgtggaaacacgtacttgttggTTTGAGTTAATAAAGTTTTCCattgttttatcgttgtgttcgtTTTACCACGTTGTGTATGGAAAGTTGTGTTATCGCTTTGGAAAGGTTATGTGGAGTGGTGATGGTAAAGTTGGATGTTATACTAACGtatgtgttgaacagaatgcctccccgacgtgcagccgttcaccacgagaatgaggcaagcaacgagacccagagcagtgtgggtcctgaaggacaatcacaaccaccaccaccacctccaccaccgccacagccggaacggaacatcgagaaggagttccgaaaggaacgtcctcccgtgttTGACGAaatgggagatccaaccaaggccgagacctggattcgggccatagaacaCATCTTTAAGTTCTTAAGGTGCACCGACCAGGAGCGTCTATCGTGCGTGACCTATCAGCTCACCGGGTCCGCAGAGTTTTGGTGGGAGACTAAGCAGCGTACAATGACGCAAGAGCAATTGGAcaccctgacgtgggaagactttaaggaggaactgtatgacaaatacattccaaggagctaccgtaagg is part of the Salvia splendens isolate huo1 chromosome 6, SspV2, whole genome shotgun sequence genome and encodes:
- the LOC121809035 gene encoding uncharacterized protein LOC121809035, with the protein product MKSGDYPTPSRPPHSSQRAATGAQTRSCPPPSGLPHTPQRPATEEAEAPARKELVRHNGILLHFQPKKKFKLEEQFKHFLNMFCKVHTNISLVESLQEIPRFAKLLREAVMRKKKPTKVDLKLQHHCSEIIQRERAVKQRDPGQFIIRCSIGEGKVDKTLCDLGASINIMSLKYYEKLNIGPLKTSDVIIRLAENSTIKTVGMIEDVLVKVDDFNFPTDFIILDMKVDKNVPLILGRYFLATCKALIDVGRGEITFSIESFQRIASFFSSTDWFL